Sequence from the Podarcis raffonei isolate rPodRaf1 chromosome 16, rPodRaf1.pri, whole genome shotgun sequence genome:
ctaactcagtagaaggcagcttcctatgttcctaatggtCTGTGGACATATTGGGCACCTTTTGACCTTGCCACTGGCTGCAAatttctgatttttttgttttattttaatgttgccAGAGGTATGTGCAAACACAAAAGACCATTGCTAGTTGATTAAGGGCAGGAAAAAGAAGTACTTTTTAAAGCAAATGCTTTTTCATACCCATAGGAGCCTCCTGTTGTTGTTGGCCCAACTTCCACCACCCCTAAGATTTTGGCTCTTTGAGTTGGgtctgatggcagctggagttcAATGACATCTGGACAACCACAGCTTTCCCCAGCCATGGCCAGGTTGAGGGATACACATTTCCATATAAAACAAGACACttatttgcaacacacacacacacacccctttcccacTTCATTGAAGCATTCTTGTATCCGTCTCTGCAaaggattttgatttgatttccaCGCTTTCACCAACAAACCTACTGATCAAGCCATGTAAAGCCTTTTAATTACAATTTGTATaacacatataaataaatattacattcTTTGAGTCTACAATGCATACTAGgcaaattttgttttttaaaaagttgatctATGTTATAGGGTGGTGGGCTTCGTCACACCCAGACAGTCAGACAAACAAAAGGGGGGTAGGGAATCTGGACCCAAATAAAACTTATCGAGTCGTTCAAATAAAAATTGGAATTGATGAAGGCAAGCAGAGTGTGTTCCTATTTAGCAGGCAACACAGGGTGCAGCTTTCCAAAGATGTAGAAGAGAGTGACAAGACCTTTAAATCTCAACAAGATTTTGCTGCGAATCAGGAGGAAGAAGTGAACCTGGAATGTCAGGAACTGTGCTCTTTCGTCCCCTTGCCATTCGGAACTGCAATTAGAATGTTTTCTTGGGCTATGATAGTCCTCCCTGCCACCAGGGGAGCTCCACGCAGCCAGGCAGCACATTAGTTTATTTTGACCTTGtgttttttaacccccccccccggtttagtCCAAGGTTTTGATTGGGTGACAGGCAGCTTTGATTGGTGCTCCTTGGCTTCTAAACCTGGCTCTTTGGGCTGTGAGGGTATGTCTGCTCACTTGCTTGCCTGTTTGCCAGGTCCCTCTTAGGCTCCAATCCTGGGCAGGTGGGACTCCCTGCTTCTCACCTTGCTGAGTTTCATCTGCAGCAGCCAGCAGTTCTTTTCCTGGTGTCAACTTTCCCCATGTACGGGGCCGGCTGAACCATGAGACAAGGTGacacaactgcctcaggcagcaggatcccctggggcagcagatcctaaTGTAGATCTTAGTTCCCCACTTgtttcctgatgcagatcttcactcactccttcttccctggcagggaggaagACACCatcttgtggtttgcctcaggtgtgaaaatgtcttgagccagccctgctgctgTGGCCTAACCTTTTCTGGGTGATGCAATATCATGGTGTAAAGTTGCACACATGAGGTCACCAGGGTTGGGCTTGGGCTTATGGTAGCTGCTGAGAATAGAGGAAAGactatagttcagtggtagagcatctgcactgcatgcagaagataccaggttcaatccctggcatctcctggcaaTGCTGGGTGGGACCGTGCCTGAAATCCTGGTAGGTTTAGACATTATGGTTGCAGATACTCATATTTTCTGTCCTGACATTCTGAAAGGAGCAGTGAAATGCCTCCTCTTCCACTTCTGTAGCATGTGGGGCAGAAGAGAAGGGACGAGCCTTGTAAAAACTTcttctgggtgttttgttttactAATCATGGAGGGGTAAGGACCATGCACTGAAACCCACCATCTTGTGCACCAAGAATTCTGCTGTCCCCAATATCTGAGATTTCCCCAGCTGCTGCTCTCACACTTCCTCACCCTTGAGGACTGGAAATTGGCTTCCATGCTTCTGAGGCAAAAAATAGTCATCTCCATGCTTGGAAGTCATGCGCTGGAGATGAcaacttttccccccttttaggaTATAACTTTGGTTGTGAAAATGAAACTAGAAAGTTCATTTCTCCCTCACTCACCTGCAAAAGAGTGGACATAGTTCAGGAATGGTCAATGCCTAGCTTTGTCAGGACTACCTTATTGTTCTAGTCTGAAGGCTGAAACAATACACCTGTTTTGAGATCCTAAGAATCTTTAAGTCAGTTTTCAACATTCTGTCACACTGTGGGGTgaccaagaaagaaaagtggggctAAGTAGATGAGTGGGTGGAGCAGCACCACAAGGAAAAGGTCCAGCCCCACTTAAGTGATGCACCTTTCTCCTTGCTCCCATATTTATGAATGACTGCCACTCAATCCTATGGGGGTACAGTAGTGGGGTGCGGGAGGGAGCCTTTGGTTCTGATGTTGCAGAACTTCAATCCTCCTCATCCCataccattggctatgcttgatagggctgatgggagttgtagttccgaaACATCTTGAGGACCAAAGTTTATGCACAGCATGGAAACAATGGAGCACTGCTGTTGGGGTGTGGGGTGCCAACATTGTAGTGTTGCAACTCCCCTGCCCACCCAAGTAGAAGGTAGCCAAGTTGCCACTAACTGGAACACCATCAATATATTTCCTCATCCTTGTAAAGACTATTCTAACATTacaagggaagggccatagcattTTAATTCCTTCTACAAACCATTGCCTCCTCTTCCAAAACACACGGCACCTGGGACGCCCAAAGTCTCCTTTAGCCTACATTTCTCAGGTCTTTGGGCTTCCATTCAACTTGTGGAAACTGTGGGGTTTGCCCAGGTTTGGAGCAGGACTGGCCCCACCTCTTGGCTTGGCTTAAAACACCAGCCTCCATGATGAGATGTGGGAGAAGAGACGTAGAACAGGgaagggggaacctgtggcctcccagatgGTGCTAGACTGCATCTCCCATGGTCCTTCACCATTGgacatcctggctggggctgggaattggaatacaaggatgtctagagggccacaggttccccaaaccCAATGAAGGGGTGCATACAGATTGGAGCTGGAGAAAAGACTGGAGCTCTCTATCCTTGCCTCCCGCATGATAGTCTTGATGGGCTTTTATGGATAGCATGTTTAATTTCCTGTTCTCTTGGGATTAAACCACAAAGGGAACATCACAATGGAAGCACCCACCACATAGAGGATCCTATGCAGCATTTTGTCGGTGTCATTTGTCTACTGATGATAAGGCTTTATGCCAAGGGTAGCCCAAGTGATGCTTGGCATATGTTGGACTCCAGGGCCCATCAGCCAGATGGCCACATGTTGCACCATCCCTGGTTCAGTCTGTAATGGAGTTGTGATCGTCCAGCAGCTCATACTTCACAGGTACATCATACATGCAATCAGGAACGATGAGGTCATTGATTATTCAGGTTGAGAGATGCATGTGCTTCTGGAGAGGTTGACAGTGGTTAACTCTGCCATTCCAAAATGTTCAAGAGCTTTTGACACAAAAAAGGTGGACATGAAATATGCACCCAGCATCCTTGCCAGTGGTGGCCTCTGGGACTGGCAGGGCAGACACCAGGGAAGCCACAATGGATGGCGCCTGAGCCAATGGCAGGTGGCACCAACTAATTCCATGTTTGTCCCGTCCTCCTCCCTGCTAAGCTCCATAACTGCAATATAGAGACttaggaggaagaagctgacagccagggccaaTCCCTGGCTgtgagaaggcaggcagggggacTCGGAGGAATCAagaatgaggttggtggggcagtgccccattcacccttGTGCCCTATCCTCCACTGGTTCCAGCTTCTTCTCAATAGAAGGTGAAATTGTGTGTATGGGGGGAAACCCCAGTCCAAAGTGGGAAGGGCTAATAGTTGGCAGGTGGGTGGTGAGGGCTGAAAAGGCTGCTTCAAGGGCCAGATCCAGACATCAGCTGGCCCTTAATGAAATTCATGCATTCCAAAGGCATGCCACACTGAAATGAAGTGCTTGTGTTGATCATCTTCAAGTGTTGAGAATATATGTAAACTAATGTTGGGATATTATTTTTGTTCCATAGAAAAACGCCTTGGTTAATTATTGCCCCCCACCCGCTGCACCCCTCCAAAATGAAAAGTAAGGTATGAAAGGCAGAAAAGTGGGGAACAAAGGGGAGGGGGACCCTACGTACAGCATGTGacacaatctttttttaaaaaaatcgaactgtaaagaaaaataatattgtCTCTCCTCTGCCTGGCATCACATCCTGTCTCCAGCTACAGCGACTGTATGACTATTACCTTCAGACAGTCTCTTCATAAGTCTCAGTATCATATTTTTGATGCTTTATTAGAAATATAaagaagttttctttcttttttattatcttttttcctttttttgtaaaaaaaagaatacTTTTGGTACCTTGTGTTTAATTGTCTTTGACACCCTAATCATTCATATCATAACCTCACCTTGTCCCAGTACATCATACTAGTCAGTTCAATTCCTTTGGGCTTCTTGTCCCAAGTTCTGCCAAGCTGgtaccctcaagatgttttggactatcaaATCCCATCAGCACAGCTGTacaggctggggctgaggggaattGGTAGtccaaaaatgtctggagggGACCAGCTTGGTGGAGGTTAGCTTATCCAAATGGCTGGACATTCCATCTGGGGAGGGGGACTAAGAACAAGCCATCATGAACATCTTTAGCAAATACCTCTccctgactatatatatatatataaaatctgttgtGTGTAAGTCTGTTCAGTTCCCCCcacagttcacacacacactaacAGATCCATCTTATTCTGCAAGTCCCTCTCAACTCAACTGAAGGCATCAAGGTGTGGTTGCTAAACCATAAAAAAACCCATCAACTGAAGCTATGCTTTGTCTTTGAGCTTCTCCATGTAGTTTCTTATCTCTTTCGACTCCCCCAGGTCCATGTCATGGCAAACCCATTTAATGTCATCTTCATTGCAGTTGAGGATGGAGTTGATGGTGGGGCAACCATCATCTGGAGGGATGGTGGTAAACGTCGTGAACTTCACCCGCTTCCGCTTGGAAGTGGGTGAATGCAAAGGGGGATCGGGTTTCGGCCCTTCCCCCTGCTTGCCCCCTGAGTCAGCCGACCGATGGATTTGGCTCTGGATACTTTTCGGTGTGCTGCCATTGAGGAGCTGGTTGCTCTCCTCAAAGCCTATCCCTCGGTCTATGTTAGTTGTGCGTTCGTTCTGCTGGGGGGAGACGTCCACTCGGTTCTCTAGGAGCTCACTTTCATTCCCAAGCCACACCCAGTCATGGGAGTGGCTCATGGAGGTTTGCCCTTCCATCGGAACTTGCTTGTGCCGGTATTTTAACGTGAAGGTGGCACAATTTATCAGGAAGACAAGGATGGCGAGGCAGAAGACTCCCAGCAGAGCATACATCCCAATCTCCAAGTCACTGAGACCCCTGGGTGCCTGCACAAGGTCACTGTCCTCTGTGCCACCATTGCTTTTGGGAAGGTCAATTTGTGCTGGGAAGTTGGTGAAGTCAATTGGGATGTTTTGGAGCTGCCCGTCATCCGAGAGCTTTTCTCCATCCAGGCTGTTCTTAAAGACTTTGCTTTTGATCGTAGACTTTGCAGTGGTGCCAGCTTTCCTGACGGAAACTTCCTCTCGCTCGGCAGAAGGGCTTCCATAGTACCGCCCGTCTTGCCCATACCGCTCTTGGTCCAACACCTTCTGCCTTCGGTCGCTTGCATGGTTCTCGATCTCATCGGCATCGTAATCGCCGGCTCCATGGGAGTTGGCATCATTCTGACCAAACTTGACCTTGATGCTACCGTTGCCTACGGCAAGAACACTCTTCCTCTTGGACTTCTGGCAGGTTTCAGAGATCATCATGTCCACTTTGACCAATGTGCCTTGTCCTTCGCCTTCTGCTGCAACCACTGGCCATTTCATAGCAGAGCTCTGGTGGGCTGAAATGACTGATTCATCGAGAGAGGAAGCCGAGAGGGAAAAGTCTTTGGGGTTGTAAATGTCCAGTGGGGTCACTGAGCCATCGCTGAACTGGATCCAGGAGCTGACCACTGCTTCCTAAAAGATAAAGGAAATGGTTAACCACAAGATCTGAAATGGGCCCTTCATCTCACAGTTGCATGGAGAGATAGGTATAGGTTTTCCTGCTTCCTAGCACTAAAATGAAGGATCATCAACTCAAACGAAATTGCAAATAGCTAAAACATGGAATGGGTTACTCAAGATGTAGTGATGTTCAACAACTAGACAAAATCATGGCAGATATAGATATCAATGGTTACCAGTCATGATCACTGTATACTGCCTTTAGGATTAGTCACAATAAAATGTTTCTAGGTATCAGTTGCTATGAAATATGAATGGGAGAGCGATATTGCAGCCATGTTCTCGTGTTCCCATGGGTCACTGTGATAACAAATTGtggactagatagacctttggtctgatccagcatggctTTTCTTATGTACCATTCTACCTTCACAGTTCTGAAATGAAGTATTTGTGTGCATTTATGTGCATAGGtgtgaatggggagggggaaaagataattctttttattttcatttttcctcTTCTTGGAAACAGGAGCAAAAGGACCATCTAAATGATCATTTAGCCGAACTGTGattgatacattttttaaaggtgGCACCCCAATTATGGAACCTTCTCCTCACCGATGTCATTTTGCTGCCCTGCGAAACCTTTCCAGGTCTATTTCCCCACGATTTTTTAATCCAGAGTAACTCATTTGATCTTTGTCAGTGTTTTTATGCAGCTTTTTATTACTTAACTTTTATTTCTGCTGACGATTATGCCCTGCTCTCTATAGATCTTGTTGCTTGGATATATGTTCCTTTTAAATTGTTTCTTCTCATCTGCTTTTATTGCAGGttccttttaaattgtttttattgtatttcctgagatatatatgtttttattagCCACCCGGCAAAAGTGTTGGAAGGAAGGGGTAGAAATCCCcacattgaataaataaaatatccattTTCATCAAAGCTGGAAAGAGGGAGGAAGCAAAATATTAATTAACAAAGCAAcccctcattttattttatttttaggagggGAATCCTATAGCAGAGCTACTGCCACTTCTTCTAAATCACTGTAAACACGACAggtgtgttttttctctttttttcatggAAACGCAGGGAACTGCTTTGCAGTGAATCAGACCCTTGGAGCATCTAACTCAGTCCtttctatactgactggcaactGCTTGCCAAGATTTGGCAGGGGATTTTCTCAGCCCTACTGAAGATGCCCAAGGATTGAGCCCAGGGCCTCCTGCATTCGAAGAAGATGCTTTTACCAGTGATCTACATTCCTTCCCCAAATCAATATCCAAGTTAAAACCTGATacagggacacaggaagctgccttagtggaggctgtcagtgtttgaaaaagaaaaggctctgacctcctttttactcctttgcctagccctcagttggcacaaaagagtctttgagaaagagtattcttgcagagtatggctgcttttattcttaaaaagtcttcttctcCAATCATGAccgacagcttttacacacaccaaactcaaccagctttctaccatccaaccaacccacaccaAACACTAACATTGGCCACTCTATAGATACAGGTACAATgtggtgaaaggttgcatgagtcattgtaggccgctgactcatgctgacttagttcttttagcattaaagaaacagcggccaatttttaggCGTGACAGAGGCTGGTTCATTGGGGCGATCAATCTCAGTCTCCGTCAGCCAACTTGCATGCAGTCCATGGGGTGGCCCTGGTGGTCAGCTTCCTTCTTCTGAGTCTCAGGTTTGCCCTtctggaactcagcagggaggagggaggtggggacaaaactagaattagttgaccCAAGTGCAACAACACTGTCTCTGCTTGTGACCCCCAACACCTGGCATTCAAAGGCATATGGCGTCCCATTGTGCTGTCCAATCATAATGCCAGCATATGTTACCAAGTTGTTTGCAAGCAGTTGAGATTTGTTCCACCTTAGCTCAGAACAAAGTGCATTGCTACCCTTCCAGTTAAATTTCAAGCTTTTTGCTGGCAACAGCGAAGGGCGTTTAGTTCCCTGGGAAACTGGGACCTAGCTAATATTCCATTTTGAAGCCAGTCCACAGCATGCTTCGCAGAGACCAGGTGAGGGGGAAACATACCATGCCACTGCAGAGAAAGGACAAAGGGCTCAATGTTTTTAGCATGCTCAACATGttaagttggaaaggaccccaatggtcatttagtccaatctcctgcagtgCAGTAATTTCTgataagggtctggaaaccaagctttatgaggaatggtaGAGAgagtgggtatgtttagcctggagaagaggagactgagtggtgacagccatcttcaaatacctcattgaaggtttttaaacaggggTGGGAGgtctcctgcattgccaggggttgcaCTCAATGTCTCCAGGGGTCCCTtgaaactccacaattctatgattcttctgtt
This genomic interval carries:
- the TMEM132C gene encoding transmembrane protein 132C isoform X3 translates to MPRAKVKKGVNILSAKASDPRQWDVTQNVGNGGKHSTTTVMCQRIMQSPRSRNNNNMFSEVVRLNFEIASFSSLSGTQPITWQVEYPRKGTTDPALSEIFICQKDLVGIVPLAMDTEILNTAILTGKTVAVPIKVVSIEENSAVTDISESVECKSSAEDVVKVSDRCDYVYVNGKEMKGKVNAVVNFTYQYLSAPLQVTVWVPRLPLQIDVSDTELSQIKGWRVPIISNKRPTRESDDEDEDERKGRGCTLQYQHAMVRVLTQFVAEDTSPWGQLTYLLGSDWQFDITDLVTDFMKLEKPHVAQLQGGKVLVGQEVGMTMVQVLSPLSDSILAEKTVTVLDEKVTITDMGVQLVAGLSLFLQPSAVSNRAVVAVTVAQELLHTPKQEAVVSSWIQFSDGSVTPLDIYNPKDFSLSASSLDESVISAHQSSAMKWPVVAAEGEGQGTLVKVDMMISETCQKSKRKSVLAVGNGSIKVKFGQNDANSHGAGDYDADEIENHASDRRQKVLDQERYGQDGRYYGSPSAEREEVSVRKAGTTAKSTIKSKVFKNSLDGEKLSDDGQLQNIPIDFTNFPAQIDLPKSNGGTEDSDLVQAPRGLSDLEIGMYALLGVFCLAILVFLINCATFTLKYRHKQVPMEGQTSMSHSHDWVWLGNESELLENRVDVSPQQNERTTNIDRGIGFEESNQLLNGSTPKSIQSQIHRSADSGGKQGEGPKPDPPLHSPTSKRKRVKFTTFTTIPPDDGCPTINSILNCNEDDIKWVCHDMDLGESKEIRNYMEKLKDKA